The sequence CATGGCCGCTGCGCCCTGCCTGCAGGGCCAGGCCGAAGGGAGGTGAGTGGGGAGCCGTGGGGCTTGTGGAAGGCAGGCTCTGGAGCGCCCCGGTGGGATTCCTGTCACTGGGTGGACTTGAGTGGGCAGGAAACCTGGTGACAGCCTTCCCGCTGTGTGCGCTGCCTCTTGCCCGGCGCCTGAGAGTAGCAGAGTGGAAAGCTGCTtgggaaggaggtgctgcaggcCCACCCGCCGGCTGCTGTCACTGACTGCTCCCTCCACTCCGGTAGTCACCAAGGACCCATGGATCCTCCAGGGGAAACTGCTTTTCTGGGCTCAGAGCTACCTTCTGGACAGTAGGTTTCACGTCATttgtcttcctctctttttcccttgctgcttccGGATTCTTCCCAGGGTGACTCGGGCACCGTCCCAGACTACAACCAGCTGAAGAAGCAAGAGCTGCAGCCGGGCACAGCCTATAAGTTCCGCGTGGCTGGGATCAACGCCTGCGGCCGGGGGCCTTTCAGTGAGATTTCAGCCTTTAAGACGTGTCTGCCTGGCTTCCCAGGGGCGCCTTGTGCCATCAAAATCAGCAAAGTGAGTTTCGCCCTGGGCATCTCTGACATGGGCCGGTAGCCCTCCCCAGTTGGAGCAGAGCCAGGCAGGCAGTTCCAGAAGATGCAGGCTAGGACGACTGGGGCCTGGGGGGATGCAGGCgaaagaggccactctggtgggcagtgtgTTTGGAGCCCTGGGTTCCGGTCCTGCCTCTGTCACCAATAGGCAGGACAACTGAGTGCTAGTCCCTTCCGGTTCCCCAGCCTCTGGCTCCCTATGTGGACCACAGTAGCTAGCCTTCAGCAAGTGTCTGCTTCGTGCTGGGCACAGAGCCATCGTATGTGCTGTTTCACTTCTCCCACGCATCCTGGAAGTCCAGGTCCTGTTGTTAGCTCcgttttttcagatgaggaagccaaGGTTAAGTGACAGCTCACCCAATAGGTGACAGAGCTGGCATGGGAAGGCGATGTTTTGAGCGTAGGATTCATTTTTTCCACAGCAGTATGCTGCCTTCTAGTTGTGGGGGTGGGATGGCTTGGATCATCTCTCCTAAGTGCTCTCTGAACTGTGACGTTGGAGCAGTGACTTGTGTGGAGGGTAACCCTCGTGGCTTGGCGCCTGGGTTGCCTGGCTGCTGAGCACTCTGGCCTCCCTTTGTTCTCCTGGGGACAGCCTGACCTGACCTTCTGACCTTCACTTCTAGAGCCTGGACGGGGCCCACCTCACCTGGGAGCCGCCTTCTGTGACCTCCGGCAAGATCATTGAGTACTCGGTCTACCTGGCCATCCAGAGCTTGCAGGCCAGCGGCGAGCCCAAGAGCTTGGCCCCAGCGCAGCTGGCCTTCATGCGGGTGTACTGTGGGCCCAGCCCCTCCTGCCTGGTGCAGTCATCCAGCCTCTCCAACGCCCACATCGATTACACCACCAAGCCCGCCATCATCTTCCGCATCGCTGCCCGCAACGAGAAGGGCTACGGCCCCGCCACGCAAGTCAGGTGGCTGCAAGGTGGGTGTCGTTGCCGGGGCTCCCCGGGTATCATCTGGGGAAGTTTTGGGGGCAGCCCTGGGCAATCCCCGAGGAAACACCACTCAGGACGAAATGGGATGCcaagggggaggcgggagggggTGAAGCCCACCCTGCCAGAGCATGGACTAGGCACTcctggggcaggaggtggggtggAGGAGTGCCAGGAGAAGGCTCTGTGAGGTGAAGACCCTGCAGCTGTGTACCCTAGTTCTCGCTGGTCCTCGCTCCTAGCTGAGAGAAGGAACGTGGGATCTTTTCAGTTGAGCCGTCTGCATGCTGCTTTTTCACGGCGGGGACTGCAGATAGGTTACCTCCCTGTGGACAAGGAGGGTGGCCGTCAGAACAGATTACTTCCTTCTGCCTCGCTTTACTGCTCACGGCTCCGCTTTTCATTTCAGAGACTAGTAAAGACAGTTCTGGCACCAAGCTGGCCAGCAAGCGGCCCATGTCCTCTCCCGAAATGTAAGCAAGAAGCCCCTTTCCAGAGTCTTCTGAGTCTGGGGTTGGCCAGCTCTTAGGAAGAAGGGACGCTGGAAGGAGTAGGGGGAGTGTAACTGGCCCGGCAAGGCCCTGACGGTGCTGTTCAGCAGTCTCACTGACccttgtcttctctctctccttccatctcTGAAGGAAGTCTGCTCCAAAGAAATCTAAGGCAGACGGTCATTGAGAGGAAGACGGCCGCACCCGGACTCTTCTCCCGGCTCCTCCTGCCCCCTTTTCTGCTTCAGGATCCCTGCCCGCCAGGGCCTGCCCGTCCCCACCCCACCCGTTGTGCACGTTACCTCACGAGCCATCGGCCTTTGTTCATGTTCACGTTCGTTCTCGTTCTCACtctccatttttgaaggaaaaccaATCTAAAGAAAGCACATTGCTGTCgggaagaaggggaagaaggcAAATTGCAAGGTGCGGTGAGCCAGCCCGAGGGGGCCCTTGCCTCCTCTCTCACCACCCCCATCCCGTGTTTCCACACTTGGGGGAGACCAATTGGAATGTcaacaaaaagggggaagaaaaagacaaaacaacaaaacccaccACCCACACCCAAAAGCTGCCGAGCATTCATTGTCCATCACTTTGGCTGGACTCTGGTAGCGGAGGTGGAAAGTGAGGCAGGCTGGGGGGTATGGGGGGGAGACGGTACGCTCACTCCCTCGGCCCTCTCTGCTCCCAGGCCAGGTGCCTTGTGCCAGGCATCTTGCTTGTTTGGTTTCACATTCTTTTATCTGTTGTTTTCAGCCCCTTAACGTCCCTTCTTTAGGCTTGGCCAACCCCATCTCCGGCCCAGGAATTCCACAGGAAGCTTAGGCAGTTTTCACAGAGGCCTGTGTCCTCCCacctcttctctcccttccctgctcctttcctgtgggaaaaaaaaaggaaagaaagaaagacaaaggcGGGGAGGAGGAAGCCTGTGGCCAGCCTGAGCAGCGGCTCTGGAAACTTCCGGAGGGGGCCGTCGACTCGTCCCGAGCCACTTTTTAGTAGGCCCATGGGCTCCTTCCCCAACCCAGGTGCCCACTCCACCCTGTCCCCACGGGCCTGCCTAGGGCCCGGGCTGGGGGCTACATCATCAACTGCTGcatttgttgtatttttgtttttgagttgaaATTGATGGAGTTAACGTTGTTATTGTAATTTTAGTCTTAGCATGTGGGAttttgtcatgttttgtttttgttttgttttttttttttggttgtcattttgttttgttagctGTGTAcagaatgtgttttgttttgttttgttttgctctccCCTCCTTGGCCAAACTCCGCCTTGGCAGGGGATCTTTCTGGAAGAGAGGGGAGACTGTTGTTGGCCTGCCTCGTGGACGTTCCACGCAGGGCCCGGTGGGCTGGAGGCACTGCTCAGCTGTTTGCTCCCTGCCCAATTCCATCTTACTGGTTCCCTTCCCTCCGCCCACTGGCCTGGTCTCCAGGCCTCTGGGACAAAGGCACTGTCAGACCTCGGTGCCCGTGGGGAGGTCATGTCCCATCTATAGGATGTAGCTTGAGGGTTGGTAGGAGCCCGAAGTCAACTAAGCCTTTGCAGacactctctttttaaaataggcTCATGGGCTCCTTCCCCGACCCAGGTGCCCACCCCACCCTGAGCCAGAATTGAGGCCGAAAAGACAGCCTCAGTGCGACTAGCTTTGGGAATCTGGCACCCTGAGCGGCTGCTTCCAGCAGCTCCCTCCCCCTCGAAGCAGAAGTTGTAATGGGAAGGAGAGAATTAAGGGGAGCCGGGAAGCTGAGGCTGTGAGGTTCTAGAGAGGCGGGGCCTCCCTTTTGTGCCCACAGCAGCAGCCGCCAGTTCCATGAGTTTGCAGCGTGTTCCCCGAGCGCAGCCCAGCCTTTCATGGGCCAGACCTGAGAGGTTGGGGTTCTACCCAGAGCCAGCAGGGAGACTGCTTTCCGCCCCACACCCCAGCTTTAGGCATTGAGCAAGGCTTTTAAAAGCAGGTTCGACAAAAAGCCAATCTTTTCCAATCTGCCACCATCTCTGCCCTGGAGAGGTTGCTGGGTGGCCAGGGGGGGCCTCCCCCAGCCTCTGCCTCTCGCAggccccaccaccaccagcctGCGCCCCCCAGGGCCTCCAGTTCGTTGTGTTATAGTATATTTTGCTGTGGGAAATGTCACTGTTTAGTCACCTTGGAATCCACTCGCCTAGCCTGTTTTTTCATGCCCGTTCCTGCTCTCGAGCCCTTTGGTTTCTCGTTTGGGAGAACGGCACACCCGTCCATTTATTGTAGAGCAATCTCTTGTGACTCAGTATTACCATAGTGTTATGTCATTTTGTGCTATTTTGAAcaaattaaagactttttttgaaataattctcTGCCGTCTCTGTGTGTTGGGACTCAGGGAAAAGGCCCTCAGGGACCTCTTGAACCACAAGGATGTCTGACCCGAAAGACATCTGTGGGTGAGCCAGCCCAGCTTCCGAGTTGCCTTAAGTTAGCACAGGTGCCAGGCCCAGGCCCACNNNNNNNNNNNNNNNNNNNNNNNNNNNNNNNNNNNNNNNNNNNNNNNNNNNNNNNNNNNNNNNNNNNNNNNNNNNNNNNNNNNNNNNNNNNNNNNNNNNNNNNNNNNNNNNNNNNNNNNNNNNNNNNNNNNNNNNNNNNNNNNNNNNNNNNNNNNNNNNNNNNNNNNNNNNNNNNNNNNNNNNNNNNNNNNNNNNNNNNNCCCACCCCTCCCCGTGAGTTAGCTGCGCCCCCTTGGCAGTGCCGACTGCACCCCTggccccctctccccctccagctGGGCCAGGCTGAAAGGAAGGCCCTCCCCGCCTTCCACCTGCTTTTCCAAATCCCCCACCCGGCCCGGCCAACGGGAGCCCTGCTCCTCTGAGGACCGCCTCACCCCACGGGGCCCCAGCAGGCCCTGTACCCACATTGCCAACCCCAGGGCAGCTCCAGGGGGCTGTGAGTGGGTAGGGAAGGCGTCTCACACATTTCAGGAGCTTGATCTCATCCACAGCTATCTCCGTGTAATGCCTGGCACTCTTCACCACTTTCAGGGCCACAAACCGCTTGCGCCTGCAACACCAAGGCCCATGTTGGGCGGCCAGTCCCGGCCAGATGGACAGGGGCGCCATGGTTGCCCCACCTGAGGCTGGGGCGCAGGCTGGCGGCTGGCCCCAGGAGTGGAGGGTCAGGGGGGCCCCCGGCCCACTCACTGGATGTCCCAGCAGAGCCAGACAGTGGAGAAGTGGCCCCAGCCCAGCTTGTGCACCATGTGGTACCGCCCATTGAACAGGTCGCCGATCCGCACCGGGTAGTAGCCACCTGGCCAGGGGAGGAGAGAGATGGTGGCTGGCTCCCTGGGCCCCCATCCCATCCACTCGGGCCCACTGCTGGCCTCCGGGTCTTGAGGGACCCAGAGCAGCTCCCCTTCCTCCCTGGGCTGTCCCAAGCCCCAGCTGGCCACCCATGTCCAGGCCTCACCCTTGCAGTAGTTCTTGGGGTCTTCCTGCTCCTCATCGTCGGAGCCCAGGAGCCCCTGCAGCATCTGCGGAGCCAGCGCCGCCAGGGCCAGTTCAGAGCCCAAGGACTCAGGCCCACACGACGCCTGCGAGCTGAGGGAAGCTGGCGAGGGTGGGAGGTCAAGGCAGTGCCTGGGGCCGTGGGGCGCCCGGCCCGGCCctacctgctgctgctgctgccgtcGCCACCCGCCTGGGCACTCATCCCAGCCCTGTGGCTCCGGCACCCCTGGGCCACCTGCTCCTTTGGGCCCGGCCGCGGCCTGAGCATTTATAGCCTTGGCCGCTGATCTCACCCGCCTTTATAAATAGCCTCCTAGCTGCTCGGCTGTGGGCAAGGTAAGCGAGCACAGGGAGGGCACCACGGCGGCCCTGGAGAGCAGTAGCCTGGACTTTCCAGGCTGATGGGACTTCCCAGGCTGATGGGCACTTTTGCTCTTTAGATCATTCTAGCTGCCTAGGGGAgaaaagggtgggggtggggggcaagagTGGAGGCAGGGTCCAGTTTCAGGGGGCCATTGGGGCAGTCAGAGTGAAGCAGAGGGCTTAGGCATTGGCCATGGCTAGCCCCCAATGGGACAGACTTGGTCCTGCCAGGCCAGGAAAGATCCAGAAGGGGACAGGGTAGACACTGAtgaaagggtggggtggggggggcaaaGGCAGCTTCCCTGCAGCTTCAGGGGGCGAGGGTGAGAGGTGAGTAAGGTGCAGCAGGCGTCACAGCCaaggggggctggggggctcccAGAGCAGAGCATTGGTCTGGGGGTAGTAGAGAGGGACTGGGCTTTTTCTAAAAAAGTATATTTGTAGTGTATTTCCAGATGTGACTTTTTcagcaagcaaataaatacagTGGAGGGAAGCTGAAAAAGGGGTAGGGATTGCTATAACTTAGAGATGAACCCGGAGCGGGGGAATGCAGGGCGGGCTGGAGGGGAGAGGCGGCTGCAGGGAACCCACTGCAGGGCACAGCGCCTGGCTGCTGCCTGCCTCCTGCCCTGCCAGCCCCTCCCCCAGTCCTGGCTCCATCTGGGGCTCATAAGGCACTGCAGTGGGGCGGCCTGCTGGCTGCTCCCCAGGCTGGCTGGAGCTCACAGGTCAGTGACTTTGTTCTCCACCGGGGCGGTGAGCTGCTGCAGGTGGCAGACCAGCTGCATCTTCTGGCTCACGGGGTCTTCCTCCAGTGCACCGATGATCTGCCGGGGCTGAGGAGGGCACTCTGACTCAGGCCACGGGCCCCTCAACCCCGCTCACCTCACAGCTCCCCCCTCACGGTGTGAGGcaggccccctccctcccctctggaTCTGGCCTTAGCCACCTCCTTCCTCCCCCGGGGATCTTTCATGGGGCTCCCTCTGCTCCTGGAAGCCCAGGTGGGGCCCCCCCTCCAGGGTGCCCGGGCCTCACCTGGTCGTAGTACCTGTGGATATGGGTGTAGAGCTCCTGCAGGGCCTCCAGACAGTGGGGCGCGGAGATGTAGTTCTGGGGGCAGCACATAGCAGAAATGATGAAGTTTCCCTCCTCTCTGCAGCCACTCTGGGGCTCCCACTTCCCCCCACATCCCTCTCCAAATGCGAAGGGGTGCAACCCCAGGGCTATGGCTCACCCCGGAGAGCTCAGCCAGGGTGGAGTTCATCTCCTGGTAGCTGGCGGGGGAGCTCTGGCGAATGTCGGCATAGTACCTGGAGCAGGTGGGGACAGTCAGGGACCAGTCGGACCCCAGCCCCCATCCTCAGCCTGCAGTGACTCCTACTTCTCCACCATCTGCTTGTAGCGAGGGATCTCTTGGGCGTAGAGCAGTTTGTTCACAGGGGAATCCTGCGCCAcaatgtggggggaggggaggctgaGCTGGATGGTGGAGGAGACCCCCTCAGTGGCCCCTCACCCCCGACACTGCCAGCCCCCACGCCGGGCTCGGCACCAGGTGCCGCTggcttccctccccaccccccgagGCCACTCCCGGCAGCCTCCAGCTCTCACCCAGCCCACTTTGTGCTCTGAGATGGTGCAGGAGTCGATGAAGGTCTGCGCGATGACAGTGAGGATGGCGTCCATGTTCAGACACCCGCACATCGAAGATGAACTGGGGGTTCTTCAGGGTGTTCACCCAGAACCACAGCAGCAAGCTGGGGACACAGGCCGGGCCCGAGCCCCAGGCTGCCATCACACCCCACCCTGGCTCCCGCGCGAGCTCCCCCGCCGGCCCCTGCCCTGCACCTGGGTGGCCTACGGGAGCCAGGGGCTCAGAGTTGCCCATGATGCCCGGAGCTGGCCTCTTGACCTAGGGGCCTGGGGCCCAGACCTGCCTGCCAGAAGTCGAGGGTGGGCAACGCAAGGCCTGGGTTCCGGTTCCGGTCCAGACACCCCTGCCTGGCCATGACCCCGGGTCTCTCTGGGACTCAGTGTCCCCACCTACACAGTGCGGGGGTGGGGCGCAGAAAGGGCACCTGTTAGTCTTCCAGAAGTGCAGGGTCTCTGGGTCCTCGATGTCGTTCTTCTCCGGCAGCTCGTCCAGGAAGTCAAACAGGTACTTGACCGCAATGGGCACGGGGTGGTTCATGCTGATGATGGCCTGGAAGGTGTCGTCCATGAACTTCTGCAGCGTGCCCTGCGGAGCCGAGAGGTGGGTCCGCAGACCGGTTGGGCGAGGCGCGTAGGGGTTGGGGGCGGTGCGTGTGGAGGGCGGGGCGCGTCGGGCACTAACTGCATCTGGGGGCGGGGCGCATAGGGTTGGGGGCGTGGCGTGTGGAGGGCAGGGCGCGCCAGGGGGCGCTGACTGCATCTGGGGGCGGGGTGCGTGTGAGGGCGTGTAGGGGGCGGGGCGCGCCAGGTGCTCCGACTCCATCTGGGGACAAGGCGCTAATGGAAGCGTGTACGGGGCGGGGCTGTGGAGGGCGGGGCGCGTGCGGGGCGGGCTGTGAGGCTGAGCCGCCAGCTTCTCGCAAGGGGCGAGGCGTGCCGGCTGCCACTCCCCCAGGACCTGGTTTCCCCACGGTGCAGTCCGCCCGCCCCCTGCCTCCCCGGGCCCCCCGGCCCTTCATGAAGAGCAGGCGGGTGAGGTAGATTTCCGGAACGGCCTTGGCCCGCGCCTGCTCCCGCTCCCGCAGGCTGCTGCGCCACGGCTTGATCCCTTCTGGCTCCTCGGTGGCCTTCACCAGGTGCCAGAGGCGCACCCCGTCCTCGTCGCCGTCCTCGAGCATGGGGGTATCTGGGGGCGCACAAGTCCGGGCCTCGTTCCCAGGGACCCTGCTCCTCCGGCTCACCCCGCGGACCTGGGA is a genomic window of Choloepus didactylus isolate mChoDid1 chromosome X, mChoDid1.pri, whole genome shotgun sequence containing:
- the LOC119522696 gene encoding plexin-B3-like — its product is MGAGVRLVPDCPHLLQNYISAPHCLEALQELYTHIHRYYDQPRQIIGALEEDPVSQKMQLVCHLQQLTAPVENKVTDL